One genomic region from Conexibacter woesei DSM 14684 encodes:
- a CDS encoding response regulator transcription factor yields MSARVSLLIVDDHPVVRDGLRGMFNGDERFDVLGEAGDGAEAVERAQALSPDVVLMDLRMPGTDGVTAIRQLAEIAPHVHVLVLTTYDTDAEVLPAIEAGATGYLLKDAPRDELLRAVSAAARGEAVLAPSVATRLLGRVRAPDGEPVTDREREVLALVAQGATNREAARRLFISEATIKTHLLHVYAKLGVNDRAAAVAAAYDRGLLRPGDGARR; encoded by the coding sequence ATGAGCGCCCGCGTCTCGCTGCTGATCGTCGACGACCACCCGGTCGTGCGCGACGGGCTGCGCGGCATGTTCAACGGCGACGAGCGCTTCGACGTGCTCGGCGAGGCGGGCGACGGCGCCGAGGCCGTCGAGCGCGCGCAGGCGCTCTCGCCCGACGTCGTGCTGATGGACCTGCGGATGCCCGGGACCGACGGCGTGACCGCGATCCGCCAGCTCGCGGAGATCGCGCCGCACGTCCACGTGCTCGTGCTGACGACGTACGACACCGACGCCGAGGTGCTGCCGGCGATCGAGGCGGGCGCGACCGGCTACCTGCTCAAGGACGCGCCACGCGACGAGCTGCTGCGCGCGGTCAGCGCCGCGGCGCGCGGCGAGGCGGTGCTGGCCCCGTCGGTCGCGACGCGCCTGCTGGGCCGCGTGCGCGCCCCCGACGGCGAGCCGGTGACCGACCGCGAGCGGGAGGTGCTCGCGCTCGTCGCGCAGGGCGCGACCAACAGGGAGGCGGCGAGACGCCTCTTCATCAGCGAGGCGACGATCAAGACCCACCTGCTGCACGTCTACGCCAAGCTCGGCGTCAACGACCGTGCAGCCGCCGTCGCCGCGGCGTACGACCGCGGCCTGCTGCGGCCGGGCGACGGGGCGAGGCGCTAG